In Tachysurus vachellii isolate PV-2020 chromosome 12, HZAU_Pvac_v1, whole genome shotgun sequence, the following are encoded in one genomic region:
- the bmp2k gene encoding BMP-2-inducible protein kinase isoform X2, whose translation MKKFSRMPKSESGGLGGGSSSGSGCGGGSNFIGKVFAIGRHQVTVDELIAEGGFSMVFLARTHSGVRCALKRMYVNNVPDLNIFKREVMIMKELSGHKNIVSYLDSIINTVGDSVWEVLILMEYCKAGQVVKQMNQRLNGGFTEAEVLTIFCDSCEAVARLHQCKTAIIHRDLKVENILLNDQGNYVLCDFGSATHKVLHPLKDGVTAVEDEIKRYTTLSYRAPEMINLYQGKAITTKADIWALGCLLYKLCFFTLPFGESQVAICDGIFSVPDSSKFSSKLHCLIRYMLEPDPEKRPDIYQVSYFAFRLAGRECPVPNLFNSPIPTSLPEPLTASDIAAKKSQTKARITDSVGPTETSIAPRQRPKAANSNVLPLPNTVTPVKMSAPPGTVSNGQKSQGNGQQAAVQMQSSNQHNRVLQQLQPGDLRLQQLHHQQQHQQQHHNLHHQQQVSPQQMQYIQQYQAMQHSLQMQQQQHLLHQQMLMQQSMYQPQQQHYAALIHQYQQAFAGQQQQCAPTQQVPYFSPLEFNASLSSYNPAGPSPVDAPFSNTRMALPSSELVSPSLQTVSNPPDMSRWNPFGEDNFSKLTEEELLDREFDLLRANKQVEKAASLQAGGTTLLPEDPFGSVPFVANAGSDLQTDQQNTESDTATDVLSAHEEDIQPPVTREQTPVKKSSSSSPLPHKTGEESESDFESDPPSPKSSEEEEGEEEEGLNSEHEDTEPENLGERPLLMDSEEEIEEEEDKHSSDSECDQSKAKVTTRRLLGDKVSAKERARGEPGTNLITPPDSPSVAMTSVSTVDVFGAMPFIGGSQPRTPPENIDVFAKAPFRQASQENTTEELDVFTKAPFNRNLSKSSRSSDVPTGQSPPISPASVDVFGFLPFQPSHTIPTSRSQEDIFGPVPFEEAQSPQQQKLKQRSLQKLSSRQRRTKQEASSGNGKRHHSTPTSGRKSNKPSFRTPERARRHKKVGRRDSQSSSEFLSASKENISISMGDVKEKGASLPSEDAVLDPFGAKPFHPQDSVRHVQHPGMGDNKSDVSSANSRSRTGSLQATFDGNKMDDFGAVPFTEMVTHSKPQQPPQMDFDPFGAAPFPSKQ comes from the exons GGGGTTTCTCCATGGTGTTCCTGGCACGCACCCACAGTGGAGTACGATGTGCCCTGAAGAGGATGTATGTGAATAATGTTCCTGATCTGAACATCTTCAAGCGAGAGGTTATGATTATG AAAGAGCTGTCAGGCCATAAGAACATAGTGAGCTACCTGGACTCCATCATCAACACAGTAGGAGATAGTGTGTGGGAGGTTCTCATCCTTATGGAGTACTGCAAAG CGGGTCAGGTAGTGAAACAGATGAATCAGAGGCTGAACGGTGGCTTCACGGAGGCTGAAGTTCTCACCATCTTCTGTGACTCTTGTGAGGCTGTGGCCAGACTGCACcagtgcaaaacagcaatcatcCACAGAGACCTGAAG GTGGAAAATATCCTCTTGAATGACCAAGGGAACTATGTGCTGTGTGATTTTGGAAGTGCCACCCACAAAGTGTTGCATCCACTCAAAGATGGCGTGACTGCTGTGGAGGACGAGATTAAGAG GTACACAACCCTGTCGTATCGAGCCCCAGAGATGATTAACTTGTACCAAGGGAAAGCCATCACAACCAAGGCTGATATCTGG GCACTTGGATGCTTGTTGTACAAGCTGTGTTTCTTCACACTTCCATTTGGGGAGAGTCAGGTCGCCATATGTGACGGAATCTTCAGTGTTCCAGATAGCTCAAAGTTTTCTTCCAAACTGCACTGTTTAATCA GATACATGTTGGAGCCTGATCCAGAGAAAAGACCAGACATTTATCAAGTCTCCTATTTTGCCTTCAGACTAGCTGGAAGGGAGTGTCCAGTGCCAAATCTATTT AATTCCCCCATTCCCACCTCACTGCCAGAGCCACTAACAGCCAGTGACATTGCTGCTAAGAAGAGCCAGACAAAAGCCAg AATAACAGATTCTGTTGGCCCTACTGAAACCTCCATTGCACCAAGGCAAAGGCCAAAAGCAGCCAACAGCAACGTGCTGCCACTTCCCAACACTGTAACTCCTGTGAAAATGAGCGCCCCACCCGGAACAGTCAGCAACGGCCAGAAAT CTCAAGGAAACGGGCAGCAAGCAGCTGTGCAGATGCAGAGCAGCAATCAGCACAACCGAGTGTTACAGCAGCTACAGCCTGGGGACCTCAGACTCCAACAACtccatcatcaacaacaacaccaacaacaacaccacaaccTGCACCACCAGCAACAAGTCAGTCCACAGCAGATGCAATACATACAG CAGTATCAGGCCATGCAGCACAGCCTCcagatgcagcagcagcagcatttgcTTCACCAACAGATGCTAATGCAGCAGTCCATGTATCAACCACAACAGCAGCATTATGCAGCTCTG ATCCATCAGTATCAGCAGGCATTTGCtggccagcagcagcagtgtgcgCCAACACAGCAAGTCCCCTACTTTTCCCCGCTAGAGTTTAATGCATCGCTGAGCTCCTACAACCCTGCTGGACCTTCACCTGTGGATGCACCCTTCAGCAACACCAG AATGGCCCTGCCTAGTTCAGAGTTGGTGAGTCCGTCTCTCCAAACTGTCAGTAATCCTCCTGACATGTCTCGCTGGAACCCGTTTGGAGAGGACAACTTCTCGAAACTCACTGAAGAGGAGCTATTGGATAGAGAGTTTGACCTTCTCAGAGCAA ATAAACAAGTGGAGAAAGCGGCAAGCTTGCAGGCTGGTGGCACAACCCTGCTGCCAGAGGACCCATTCGGCTCTGTGCCCTTTGTGGCCAACGCAG GATCTGATCTTCAAACAGATCAACAAAACACAGAGTCTGATACTGCCACTGATGTACTATCTGCTCATGAAGAAGACATCCAACCACCAGTTACTAGGGAACAAACGCCTGTGAAAAAATCCAGCTCTTCTAGTCCACTTCCTCATAAAACAGGAGAAGAGTCAGAGAGTGACTTTGAGTCAGATCCTCCCTCACCTAAAAGCAGTGAAGAAGAGGAGGGGGAGGAAGAAGAAGGCCTCAACAGTGAGCATGAAGACACTGAGCCTGAGAATCTGGGTGAGAGGCCACTGCTTATGGACTCTGAGGAAGAAattgaggaagaggaggacaaacacagctctgactctgaatGTGACCAGAGTAAAGCAAAAGTTACTACTAGGAGACTACTAGGAGACAAAGTTTCTGCTAAGGAACGTGCAAGAGGTGAACCTGGAACCAATCTGATCACCCCTCCGGACTCACCCAGTGTTGCCATGACCAGTGTGAGTACAGTAGATGTATTTGGTGCAATGCCCTTTATTGGCGGTAGTCAGCCCCGAACACCACCGGAGAACATAGATGTCTTTGCGAAGGCTCCTTTCAGACAGGCAAGTCAGGAAAATACCACAGAAGAGTTAGATGTGTTCACCAAAGCTCCCTTTAACAGGAATCTTTCCAAGTCAAGCAGGAGCAGTGACGTTCCGACTGGACAGTCACCCCCAATCTCTCCAGCCAGTGTAGATGTTTTTGGCTTCTTGCCCTTCCAACCCAGCCACACCATACCCACCTCCAGAAGCCAGGAAGACATTTTTGGCCCAGTGCCTTTCGAAGAGGCCCAAAGCCCACAGCAGCAGAAACTAAAGCAACGAAGCCTTCAGAAACTCTCTTCACGCCAGAGGCGCACCAAACAGGAGGCCAGCAGTGGTAACGGAAAGCGCCACCACAGTACCCCAACAAGTGGCCGAAAGAGCAACAAGCCCAGCTTCCGTACCCCAGAGCGTGCACGGCGGCACAAGAAAGTGGGAAGAAGGGATTCGCAAAGTAGCAGTGAGTTCCTTAGTGCCTCCAAAGAgaacatcagcatcagcatggGGGACGTGAAAGAAAAAGGGGCATCTTTGCCTTCTGAAGATGCTGTGTTGGATCCATTTGGCGCCAAGCCTTTCCATCCACAAGACAGTGTTCGGCATGTACAGCACCCAGGCATGGGGGACAACAAAAGTGATGTCAGCTCAGCCAATAGCAGATCTCGGACTGGCTCTCTGCAGGCAACATTTGATGGGAACAAGATGGATGACTTTGGGGCTGTGCCCTTCACTGAAATGGTGACCCATAGCAAGCCTCAGCAGCCCCCACAAATGGATTTTGACCCCTTTGGAGCTGCACCATTTCCTTCAAAGCAGTGA
- the bmp2k gene encoding BMP-2-inducible protein kinase isoform X4: protein MKKFSRMPKSESGGLGGGSSSGSGCGGGSNFIGKVFAIGRHQVTVDELIAEGGFSMVFLARTHSGVRCALKRMYVNNVPDLNIFKREVMIMKELSGHKNIVSYLDSIINTVGDSVWEVLILMEYCKAGQVVKQMNQRLNGGFTEAEVLTIFCDSCEAVARLHQCKTAIIHRDLKVENILLNDQGNYVLCDFGSATHKVLHPLKDGVTAVEDEIKRYTTLSYRAPEMINLYQGKAITTKADIWALGCLLYKLCFFTLPFGESQVAICDGIFSVPDSSKFSSKLHCLIRYMLEPDPEKRPDIYQVSYFAFRLAGRECPVPNLFNSPIPTSLPEPLTASDIAAKKSQTKARITDSVGPTETSIAPRQRPKAANSNVLPLPNTVTPVKMSAPPGTVSNGQKSQGNGQQAAVQMQSSNQHNRVLQQLQPGDLRLQQLHHQQQHQQQHHNLHHQQQVSPQQMQYIQYQAMQHSLQMQQQQHLLHQQMLMQQSMYQPQQQHYAALIHQYQQAFAGQQQQCAPTQQVPYFSPLEFNASLSSYNPAGPSPVDAPFSNTRMALPSSELVSPSLQTVSNPPDMSRWNPFGEDNFSKLTEEELLDREFDLLRANKQVEKAASLQAGGTTLLPEDPFGSVPFVANAGSDLQTDQQNTESDTATDVLSAHEEDIQPPVTREQTPVKKSSSSSPLPHKTGEESESDFESDPPSPKSSEEEEGEEEEGLNSEHEDTEPENLGERPLLMDSEEEIEEEEDKHSSDSECDQSKAKVTTRRLLGDKVSAKERARGEPGTNLITPPDSPSVAMTSVSTVDVFGAMPFIGGSQPRTPPENIDVFAKAPFRQASQENTTEELDVFTKAPFNRNLSKSSRSSDVPTGQSPPISPASVDVFGFLPFQPSHTIPTSRSQEDIFGPVPFEEAQSPQQQKLKQRSLQKLSSRQRRTKQEASSGNGKRHHSTPTSGRKSNKPSFRTPERARRHKKVGRRDSQSSSEFLSASKENISISMGDVKEKGASLPSEDAVLDPFGAKPFHPQDSVRHVQHPGMGDNKSDVSSANSRSRTGSLQATFDGNKMDDFGAVPFTEMVTHSKPQQPPQMDFDPFGAAPFPSKQ, encoded by the exons GGGGTTTCTCCATGGTGTTCCTGGCACGCACCCACAGTGGAGTACGATGTGCCCTGAAGAGGATGTATGTGAATAATGTTCCTGATCTGAACATCTTCAAGCGAGAGGTTATGATTATG AAAGAGCTGTCAGGCCATAAGAACATAGTGAGCTACCTGGACTCCATCATCAACACAGTAGGAGATAGTGTGTGGGAGGTTCTCATCCTTATGGAGTACTGCAAAG CGGGTCAGGTAGTGAAACAGATGAATCAGAGGCTGAACGGTGGCTTCACGGAGGCTGAAGTTCTCACCATCTTCTGTGACTCTTGTGAGGCTGTGGCCAGACTGCACcagtgcaaaacagcaatcatcCACAGAGACCTGAAG GTGGAAAATATCCTCTTGAATGACCAAGGGAACTATGTGCTGTGTGATTTTGGAAGTGCCACCCACAAAGTGTTGCATCCACTCAAAGATGGCGTGACTGCTGTGGAGGACGAGATTAAGAG GTACACAACCCTGTCGTATCGAGCCCCAGAGATGATTAACTTGTACCAAGGGAAAGCCATCACAACCAAGGCTGATATCTGG GCACTTGGATGCTTGTTGTACAAGCTGTGTTTCTTCACACTTCCATTTGGGGAGAGTCAGGTCGCCATATGTGACGGAATCTTCAGTGTTCCAGATAGCTCAAAGTTTTCTTCCAAACTGCACTGTTTAATCA GATACATGTTGGAGCCTGATCCAGAGAAAAGACCAGACATTTATCAAGTCTCCTATTTTGCCTTCAGACTAGCTGGAAGGGAGTGTCCAGTGCCAAATCTATTT AATTCCCCCATTCCCACCTCACTGCCAGAGCCACTAACAGCCAGTGACATTGCTGCTAAGAAGAGCCAGACAAAAGCCAg AATAACAGATTCTGTTGGCCCTACTGAAACCTCCATTGCACCAAGGCAAAGGCCAAAAGCAGCCAACAGCAACGTGCTGCCACTTCCCAACACTGTAACTCCTGTGAAAATGAGCGCCCCACCCGGAACAGTCAGCAACGGCCAGAAAT CTCAAGGAAACGGGCAGCAAGCAGCTGTGCAGATGCAGAGCAGCAATCAGCACAACCGAGTGTTACAGCAGCTACAGCCTGGGGACCTCAGACTCCAACAACtccatcatcaacaacaacaccaacaacaacaccacaaccTGCACCACCAGCAACAAGTCAGTCCACAGCAGATGCAATACATACAG TATCAGGCCATGCAGCACAGCCTCcagatgcagcagcagcagcatttgcTTCACCAACAGATGCTAATGCAGCAGTCCATGTATCAACCACAACAGCAGCATTATGCAGCTCTG ATCCATCAGTATCAGCAGGCATTTGCtggccagcagcagcagtgtgcgCCAACACAGCAAGTCCCCTACTTTTCCCCGCTAGAGTTTAATGCATCGCTGAGCTCCTACAACCCTGCTGGACCTTCACCTGTGGATGCACCCTTCAGCAACACCAG AATGGCCCTGCCTAGTTCAGAGTTGGTGAGTCCGTCTCTCCAAACTGTCAGTAATCCTCCTGACATGTCTCGCTGGAACCCGTTTGGAGAGGACAACTTCTCGAAACTCACTGAAGAGGAGCTATTGGATAGAGAGTTTGACCTTCTCAGAGCAA ATAAACAAGTGGAGAAAGCGGCAAGCTTGCAGGCTGGTGGCACAACCCTGCTGCCAGAGGACCCATTCGGCTCTGTGCCCTTTGTGGCCAACGCAG GATCTGATCTTCAAACAGATCAACAAAACACAGAGTCTGATACTGCCACTGATGTACTATCTGCTCATGAAGAAGACATCCAACCACCAGTTACTAGGGAACAAACGCCTGTGAAAAAATCCAGCTCTTCTAGTCCACTTCCTCATAAAACAGGAGAAGAGTCAGAGAGTGACTTTGAGTCAGATCCTCCCTCACCTAAAAGCAGTGAAGAAGAGGAGGGGGAGGAAGAAGAAGGCCTCAACAGTGAGCATGAAGACACTGAGCCTGAGAATCTGGGTGAGAGGCCACTGCTTATGGACTCTGAGGAAGAAattgaggaagaggaggacaaacacagctctgactctgaatGTGACCAGAGTAAAGCAAAAGTTACTACTAGGAGACTACTAGGAGACAAAGTTTCTGCTAAGGAACGTGCAAGAGGTGAACCTGGAACCAATCTGATCACCCCTCCGGACTCACCCAGTGTTGCCATGACCAGTGTGAGTACAGTAGATGTATTTGGTGCAATGCCCTTTATTGGCGGTAGTCAGCCCCGAACACCACCGGAGAACATAGATGTCTTTGCGAAGGCTCCTTTCAGACAGGCAAGTCAGGAAAATACCACAGAAGAGTTAGATGTGTTCACCAAAGCTCCCTTTAACAGGAATCTTTCCAAGTCAAGCAGGAGCAGTGACGTTCCGACTGGACAGTCACCCCCAATCTCTCCAGCCAGTGTAGATGTTTTTGGCTTCTTGCCCTTCCAACCCAGCCACACCATACCCACCTCCAGAAGCCAGGAAGACATTTTTGGCCCAGTGCCTTTCGAAGAGGCCCAAAGCCCACAGCAGCAGAAACTAAAGCAACGAAGCCTTCAGAAACTCTCTTCACGCCAGAGGCGCACCAAACAGGAGGCCAGCAGTGGTAACGGAAAGCGCCACCACAGTACCCCAACAAGTGGCCGAAAGAGCAACAAGCCCAGCTTCCGTACCCCAGAGCGTGCACGGCGGCACAAGAAAGTGGGAAGAAGGGATTCGCAAAGTAGCAGTGAGTTCCTTAGTGCCTCCAAAGAgaacatcagcatcagcatggGGGACGTGAAAGAAAAAGGGGCATCTTTGCCTTCTGAAGATGCTGTGTTGGATCCATTTGGCGCCAAGCCTTTCCATCCACAAGACAGTGTTCGGCATGTACAGCACCCAGGCATGGGGGACAACAAAAGTGATGTCAGCTCAGCCAATAGCAGATCTCGGACTGGCTCTCTGCAGGCAACATTTGATGGGAACAAGATGGATGACTTTGGGGCTGTGCCCTTCACTGAAATGGTGACCCATAGCAAGCCTCAGCAGCCCCCACAAATGGATTTTGACCCCTTTGGAGCTGCACCATTTCCTTCAAAGCAGTGA
- the bmp2k gene encoding BMP-2-inducible protein kinase isoform X3 yields MKKFSRMPKSESGGLGGGSSSGSGCGGGSNFIGKVFAIGRHQVTVDELIAEGGFSMVFLARTHSGVRCALKRMYVNNVPDLNIFKREVMIMKELSGHKNIVSYLDSIINTVGDSVWEVLILMEYCKAGQVVKQMNQRLNGGFTEAEVLTIFCDSCEAVARLHQCKTAIIHRDLKVENILLNDQGNYVLCDFGSATHKVLHPLKDGVTAVEDEIKRYTTLSYRAPEMINLYQGKAITTKADIWALGCLLYKLCFFTLPFGESQVAICDGIFSVPDSSKFSSKLHCLIRYMLEPDPEKRPDIYQVSYFAFRLAGRECPVPNLFNSPIPTSLPEPLTASDIAAKKSQTKARITDSVGPTETSIAPRQRPKAANSNVLPLPNTVTPVKMSAPPGTVSNGQKSQGNGQQAAVQMQSSNQHNRVLQQLQPGDLRLQQLHHQQQHQQQHHNLHHQQQVSPQQMQYIQYQAMQHSLQMQQQQHLLHQQMLMQQSMYQPQQQHYAALIHQYQQAFAGQQQQCAPTQQVPYFSPLEFNASLSSYNPAGPSPVDAPFSNTRMALPSSELVSPSLQTVSNPPDMSRWNPFGEDNFSKLTEEELLDREFDLLRATDKQVEKAASLQAGGTTLLPEDPFGSVPFVANAGSDLQTDQQNTESDTATDVLSAHEEDIQPPVTREQTPVKKSSSSSPLPHKTGEESESDFESDPPSPKSSEEEEGEEEEGLNSEHEDTEPENLGERPLLMDSEEEIEEEEDKHSSDSECDQSKAKVTTRRLLGDKVSAKERARGEPGTNLITPPDSPSVAMTSVSTVDVFGAMPFIGGSQPRTPPENIDVFAKAPFRQASQENTTEELDVFTKAPFNRNLSKSSRSSDVPTGQSPPISPASVDVFGFLPFQPSHTIPTSRSQEDIFGPVPFEEAQSPQQQKLKQRSLQKLSSRQRRTKQEASSGNGKRHHSTPTSGRKSNKPSFRTPERARRHKKVGRRDSQSSSEFLSASKENISISMGDVKEKGASLPSEDAVLDPFGAKPFHPQDSVRHVQHPGMGDNKSDVSSANSRSRTGSLQATFDGNKMDDFGAVPFTEMVTHSKPQQPPQMDFDPFGAAPFPSKQ; encoded by the exons GGGGTTTCTCCATGGTGTTCCTGGCACGCACCCACAGTGGAGTACGATGTGCCCTGAAGAGGATGTATGTGAATAATGTTCCTGATCTGAACATCTTCAAGCGAGAGGTTATGATTATG AAAGAGCTGTCAGGCCATAAGAACATAGTGAGCTACCTGGACTCCATCATCAACACAGTAGGAGATAGTGTGTGGGAGGTTCTCATCCTTATGGAGTACTGCAAAG CGGGTCAGGTAGTGAAACAGATGAATCAGAGGCTGAACGGTGGCTTCACGGAGGCTGAAGTTCTCACCATCTTCTGTGACTCTTGTGAGGCTGTGGCCAGACTGCACcagtgcaaaacagcaatcatcCACAGAGACCTGAAG GTGGAAAATATCCTCTTGAATGACCAAGGGAACTATGTGCTGTGTGATTTTGGAAGTGCCACCCACAAAGTGTTGCATCCACTCAAAGATGGCGTGACTGCTGTGGAGGACGAGATTAAGAG GTACACAACCCTGTCGTATCGAGCCCCAGAGATGATTAACTTGTACCAAGGGAAAGCCATCACAACCAAGGCTGATATCTGG GCACTTGGATGCTTGTTGTACAAGCTGTGTTTCTTCACACTTCCATTTGGGGAGAGTCAGGTCGCCATATGTGACGGAATCTTCAGTGTTCCAGATAGCTCAAAGTTTTCTTCCAAACTGCACTGTTTAATCA GATACATGTTGGAGCCTGATCCAGAGAAAAGACCAGACATTTATCAAGTCTCCTATTTTGCCTTCAGACTAGCTGGAAGGGAGTGTCCAGTGCCAAATCTATTT AATTCCCCCATTCCCACCTCACTGCCAGAGCCACTAACAGCCAGTGACATTGCTGCTAAGAAGAGCCAGACAAAAGCCAg AATAACAGATTCTGTTGGCCCTACTGAAACCTCCATTGCACCAAGGCAAAGGCCAAAAGCAGCCAACAGCAACGTGCTGCCACTTCCCAACACTGTAACTCCTGTGAAAATGAGCGCCCCACCCGGAACAGTCAGCAACGGCCAGAAAT CTCAAGGAAACGGGCAGCAAGCAGCTGTGCAGATGCAGAGCAGCAATCAGCACAACCGAGTGTTACAGCAGCTACAGCCTGGGGACCTCAGACTCCAACAACtccatcatcaacaacaacaccaacaacaacaccacaaccTGCACCACCAGCAACAAGTCAGTCCACAGCAGATGCAATACATACAG TATCAGGCCATGCAGCACAGCCTCcagatgcagcagcagcagcatttgcTTCACCAACAGATGCTAATGCAGCAGTCCATGTATCAACCACAACAGCAGCATTATGCAGCTCTG ATCCATCAGTATCAGCAGGCATTTGCtggccagcagcagcagtgtgcgCCAACACAGCAAGTCCCCTACTTTTCCCCGCTAGAGTTTAATGCATCGCTGAGCTCCTACAACCCTGCTGGACCTTCACCTGTGGATGCACCCTTCAGCAACACCAG AATGGCCCTGCCTAGTTCAGAGTTGGTGAGTCCGTCTCTCCAAACTGTCAGTAATCCTCCTGACATGTCTCGCTGGAACCCGTTTGGAGAGGACAACTTCTCGAAACTCACTGAAGAGGAGCTATTGGATAGAGAGTTTGACCTTCTCAGAGCAA CAGATAAACAAGTGGAGAAAGCGGCAAGCTTGCAGGCTGGTGGCACAACCCTGCTGCCAGAGGACCCATTCGGCTCTGTGCCCTTTGTGGCCAACGCAG GATCTGATCTTCAAACAGATCAACAAAACACAGAGTCTGATACTGCCACTGATGTACTATCTGCTCATGAAGAAGACATCCAACCACCAGTTACTAGGGAACAAACGCCTGTGAAAAAATCCAGCTCTTCTAGTCCACTTCCTCATAAAACAGGAGAAGAGTCAGAGAGTGACTTTGAGTCAGATCCTCCCTCACCTAAAAGCAGTGAAGAAGAGGAGGGGGAGGAAGAAGAAGGCCTCAACAGTGAGCATGAAGACACTGAGCCTGAGAATCTGGGTGAGAGGCCACTGCTTATGGACTCTGAGGAAGAAattgaggaagaggaggacaaacacagctctgactctgaatGTGACCAGAGTAAAGCAAAAGTTACTACTAGGAGACTACTAGGAGACAAAGTTTCTGCTAAGGAACGTGCAAGAGGTGAACCTGGAACCAATCTGATCACCCCTCCGGACTCACCCAGTGTTGCCATGACCAGTGTGAGTACAGTAGATGTATTTGGTGCAATGCCCTTTATTGGCGGTAGTCAGCCCCGAACACCACCGGAGAACATAGATGTCTTTGCGAAGGCTCCTTTCAGACAGGCAAGTCAGGAAAATACCACAGAAGAGTTAGATGTGTTCACCAAAGCTCCCTTTAACAGGAATCTTTCCAAGTCAAGCAGGAGCAGTGACGTTCCGACTGGACAGTCACCCCCAATCTCTCCAGCCAGTGTAGATGTTTTTGGCTTCTTGCCCTTCCAACCCAGCCACACCATACCCACCTCCAGAAGCCAGGAAGACATTTTTGGCCCAGTGCCTTTCGAAGAGGCCCAAAGCCCACAGCAGCAGAAACTAAAGCAACGAAGCCTTCAGAAACTCTCTTCACGCCAGAGGCGCACCAAACAGGAGGCCAGCAGTGGTAACGGAAAGCGCCACCACAGTACCCCAACAAGTGGCCGAAAGAGCAACAAGCCCAGCTTCCGTACCCCAGAGCGTGCACGGCGGCACAAGAAAGTGGGAAGAAGGGATTCGCAAAGTAGCAGTGAGTTCCTTAGTGCCTCCAAAGAgaacatcagcatcagcatggGGGACGTGAAAGAAAAAGGGGCATCTTTGCCTTCTGAAGATGCTGTGTTGGATCCATTTGGCGCCAAGCCTTTCCATCCACAAGACAGTGTTCGGCATGTACAGCACCCAGGCATGGGGGACAACAAAAGTGATGTCAGCTCAGCCAATAGCAGATCTCGGACTGGCTCTCTGCAGGCAACATTTGATGGGAACAAGATGGATGACTTTGGGGCTGTGCCCTTCACTGAAATGGTGACCCATAGCAAGCCTCAGCAGCCCCCACAAATGGATTTTGACCCCTTTGGAGCTGCACCATTTCCTTCAAAGCAGTGA